Proteins from a genomic interval of Bradyrhizobium sp. CCGB01:
- the trbK-alt gene encoding putative entry exclusion protein TrbK-alt — protein sequence MTGIRAFKALSLLTTIGVFAVAACTIQLRGGEESPPPPKAEHTTGATGSDLARCRSVAPEDAAGYQRCKRVWDENRRRFFGKKDGPAVPGHDDSAASLVPAPKDQSRMPQGYPPMVTPDASKP from the coding sequence ATGACCGGTATAAGAGCGTTCAAGGCGTTGTCGCTGCTTACGACAATCGGCGTATTCGCTGTCGCTGCCTGCACGATTCAGCTTCGTGGTGGAGAGGAATCTCCGCCACCGCCCAAAGCAGAGCACACGACAGGTGCAACGGGCTCAGACCTCGCACGCTGCCGCAGCGTCGCTCCGGAGGACGCGGCGGGCTATCAACGTTGCAAGCGGGTTTGGGACGAAAACCGGCGTCGATTCTTTGGCAAGAAAGACGGTCCAGCGGTTCCCGGCCACGATGATTCCGCCGCAAGCTTGGTACCCGCCCCAAAGGATCAGAGCCGGATGCCGCAGGGGTATCCGCCCATGGTGACACCTGACGCGAGCAAGCCATGA
- the trbJ gene encoding P-type conjugative transfer protein TrbJ produces the protein MRRLALLATAGTVALVLGVAVPARALIVFDPNNYVQNVLTAARELQQINNQITSLQNEAQMLINQARNLANLPYSSLQQLQSSIQRTQQLLVQAQRIAYDVQQIDRAFSTTYAPVTGRQSNQVLITNAQSRWQNSVAALQDSLRVQAGIVGNLDTNRIQTSALVTSSQGASGALQATQAGNQILALQAQQLADLTAAVAAQGRAQSLEAAQRASAQDQGREQLKRFLTPGQGYQSQDVRMFH, from the coding sequence ATGAGGCGTCTTGCCCTATTGGCGACCGCTGGCACCGTCGCGCTGGTGCTTGGCGTCGCGGTACCTGCACGGGCGCTGATCGTCTTCGATCCCAACAACTACGTCCAGAACGTCCTGACAGCCGCGCGGGAGCTCCAGCAGATCAACAACCAGATCACCTCGTTACAGAACGAGGCACAGATGCTGATCAATCAGGCCAGGAATCTGGCAAACCTGCCGTATTCGTCGCTGCAGCAACTGCAATCATCGATCCAACGGACCCAGCAATTGCTGGTCCAGGCACAGCGCATCGCCTACGACGTCCAGCAGATCGATCGCGCGTTCTCGACCACCTATGCGCCGGTCACCGGCAGACAATCCAACCAGGTTTTGATCACCAACGCTCAATCGCGGTGGCAGAATTCTGTCGCTGCTTTGCAGGATTCACTCCGTGTCCAGGCCGGCATCGTTGGCAACCTTGACACCAATCGCATCCAGACCTCAGCTCTCGTAACATCAAGTCAGGGTGCCAGTGGCGCCCTGCAGGCAACTCAGGCCGGCAACCAGATCCTTGCGCTTCAAGCGCAACAACTTGCCGATCTCACGGCGGCCGTGGCGGCGCAGGGCAGGGCGCAGAGCCTTGAAGCAGCTCAGCGCGCCTCGGCCCAGGATCAGGGGCGAGAACAGCTCAAGCGGTTCCTGACCCCCGGGCAGGGCTATCAGTCCCAAGACGTGCGGATGTTCCACTGA
- a CDS encoding TrbI/VirB10 family protein: MNARSGNEQEQAVSPETQGEKSEGFRLRAENPRVTQLSRKVLAGGSAIALLVIGGAVLWSLQSNRSRNQATDELYSTDHHNVADGITALPKDYAGVPRQPIPQLGPPLPGDLGRPILAAQGQSPAIGADPEQQRRDQETEAARMSHLFAATNGREVRQPTAAAVGSGRVVPSSATGTGDNASAQSGQDRKLAFVNASVDRRAVSPDRITRLASPYIVLAGTVIPGALITGIRSDLPGQITAQITENVYDTPTGRFLLVPQGARLIGIYDSQITYGQSRVLLVWTRLIMPNGRSIVLERQPGADTGGYAGLEDQVDNHWGELFKAAALSTFLAAGTELGAGSDTNSNDSAIIQALRHGASDSLNQTGQQVVRRSLNIQPTLIVRSGFPVRVLVNRDLVLAPYGG, translated from the coding sequence ATGAACGCTCGGAGTGGAAACGAACAAGAGCAAGCAGTCTCGCCGGAGACTCAGGGGGAGAAGTCCGAAGGTTTCCGCTTGAGAGCGGAGAATCCGCGTGTGACGCAGTTATCCCGAAAAGTCCTGGCTGGCGGGAGCGCGATTGCTCTGCTTGTCATTGGCGGAGCGGTGCTCTGGTCGCTGCAGAGCAATCGTTCCCGTAATCAGGCGACCGATGAGCTTTACAGCACCGATCACCACAATGTTGCCGACGGCATTACGGCGCTGCCGAAGGACTATGCTGGCGTTCCGCGCCAGCCAATCCCGCAGCTTGGTCCGCCGCTTCCCGGTGATCTCGGTCGACCAATCCTTGCCGCTCAAGGCCAGTCGCCGGCGATCGGCGCTGATCCGGAACAGCAGCGCCGAGATCAAGAAACCGAGGCAGCCCGCATGAGCCATTTGTTCGCTGCGACCAATGGACGTGAAGTGCGTCAGCCTACCGCTGCGGCCGTTGGAAGTGGCCGCGTCGTGCCATCGAGCGCAACGGGAACCGGCGATAACGCATCTGCGCAGAGCGGTCAGGACCGAAAACTAGCCTTCGTGAACGCCTCAGTGGACCGTCGCGCGGTCAGCCCTGACCGCATCACTAGGCTCGCTTCACCATATATTGTGCTAGCCGGGACGGTCATTCCGGGAGCTTTAATCACAGGGATCAGGTCCGATCTTCCGGGTCAAATCACAGCGCAGATTACCGAAAACGTGTACGATACGCCGACTGGCCGCTTTCTGCTTGTCCCCCAGGGAGCGCGTCTGATCGGGATCTATGATAGCCAGATTACTTACGGCCAGTCCCGTGTTCTGCTCGTCTGGACGCGGCTGATCATGCCGAATGGACGCTCCATCGTTCTAGAGCGGCAGCCTGGCGCTGACACCGGGGGCTATGCAGGCCTCGAAGACCAAGTCGATAATCACTGGGGTGAACTCTTCAAGGCCGCTGCGTTATCGACGTTCTTGGCTGCCGGGACGGAACTGGGCGCAGGATCCGACACCAATAGCAACGACAGCGCGATCATCCAGGCACTGCGGCACGGCGCCTCCGACTCACTGAACCAAACCGGACAGCAGGTGGTTCGACGCAGTCTTAACATCCAGCCCACTTTGATCGTGCGCTCTGGCTTCCCAGTTCGCGTCCTTGTCAACCGCGACCTCGTACTTGCGCCATACGGAGGGTAA
- a CDS encoding DUF2274 domain-containing protein: MPKLRIGALPDDKPVKVATELSASVHRDLVAYAEVLARENGQRVDPTKLIAPMLARFMATDRGFARLKRGRHPPMAEDG, from the coding sequence ATGCCGAAGCTTAGAATAGGAGCGCTGCCCGACGACAAGCCGGTCAAGGTCGCCACCGAGCTTTCAGCATCAGTGCATCGGGATCTCGTCGCCTATGCAGAGGTCTTGGCGCGTGAAAATGGGCAGCGAGTCGATCCAACAAAGCTGATCGCGCCCATGCTGGCACGTTTTATGGCCACGGACCGCGGATTTGCGCGATTGAAGCGAGGGCGTCACCCGCCAATGGCGGAAGACGGATAG
- a CDS encoding VirB3 family type IV secretion system protein has protein sequence MDDQVTGFFAPVHRSLTEPILIGGAPRSVAIVNGTLAAALGLGLRLWFAGLVLWFIGHMAAVWAAKRDAAFVDVMRRHLRIPGHLNV, from the coding sequence ATGGATGACCAGGTCACCGGCTTTTTCGCTCCCGTCCATCGGTCTCTCACTGAACCGATCCTTATAGGCGGTGCCCCGCGGTCGGTCGCGATTGTCAACGGCACGCTTGCGGCCGCCCTTGGACTTGGATTGCGGCTGTGGTTCGCGGGCCTTGTCCTCTGGTTCATCGGCCACATGGCCGCCGTCTGGGCCGCCAAGCGCGATGCTGCCTTTGTCGATGTGATGCGCCGACACCTGCGCATTCCCGGTCATCTCAACGTCTGA
- the trbL gene encoding P-type conjugative transfer protein TrbL gives MTGTGIIDQFLETFTRYIDNGFGLLGSDVGYLATTLATIDITLAALFWSWGPDEDIIARLVKKTLFVGVFAYLIGNWNSLARIVFESFAGLGLKASGASLSASDFLRPGKIAQVGLDAGRPLLDSISNLMGYISFFENFVQIVVLLFAWVVVLLAFFILAIQLFVTLIEFKLTTLAGFVLIPFGLFGKTAFAAERVLGNVISSGVKVLVLAVIVGIGSTLFSQFTAGFGGEQPTIEDAMTLVLAALSLLGLGIFGPGIANGLVSGGPQLGAGAAIGTGLAAGGVVAAGAGLAAGGAGLAGGAIAGTTRGGGAVLSGATAAYRSGGLAGVAEAGGSAAMSPLRRNAAAFGRRGETSEQATSTSAEGQPDWARRMKRSETIRHGASVAGHAVRSGDHGGSGSSVDLSEGER, from the coding sequence ATGACCGGCACCGGAATCATCGACCAGTTCCTGGAAACGTTCACGCGCTATATCGACAACGGCTTCGGGCTGCTGGGTAGCGATGTCGGATATCTCGCAACGACCCTTGCGACGATCGACATCACACTCGCCGCGTTGTTCTGGAGTTGGGGGCCGGACGAGGACATCATCGCGCGCCTCGTTAAGAAGACGCTCTTCGTCGGCGTCTTTGCTTACCTCATCGGCAACTGGAATAGCCTGGCGCGCATCGTCTTCGAAAGCTTTGCCGGTCTTGGGCTAAAAGCTTCCGGTGCAAGCCTCTCCGCATCGGATTTCCTGCGACCGGGAAAGATCGCCCAAGTCGGGCTCGACGCCGGCAGGCCGCTTCTCGATTCGATCTCGAACCTGATGGGCTACATCAGTTTCTTCGAGAATTTCGTCCAGATCGTCGTTCTCTTGTTCGCCTGGGTCGTGGTGCTGCTCGCCTTCTTCATTCTGGCGATCCAGCTCTTCGTGACTTTGATCGAGTTCAAGCTCACGACGCTAGCGGGCTTCGTGCTCATTCCGTTTGGCTTGTTTGGCAAGACCGCCTTTGCGGCAGAGCGGGTCTTAGGCAACGTCATATCCTCTGGAGTCAAGGTTCTGGTCCTGGCGGTCATCGTCGGCATTGGATCGACCCTGTTCTCGCAGTTCACCGCAGGTTTCGGCGGCGAACAGCCGACCATTGAAGACGCGATGACGCTGGTGCTCGCGGCGCTCTCGTTGCTAGGCCTCGGTATCTTCGGTCCGGGTATCGCAAACGGCCTTGTCTCCGGCGGACCGCAACTCGGCGCGGGCGCCGCGATTGGAACAGGCCTTGCTGCCGGCGGTGTTGTTGCGGCCGGTGCGGGCCTCGCCGCTGGCGGCGCTGGTCTCGCCGGCGGCGCGATTGCGGGGACCACGCGCGGTGGCGGCGCCGTCTTGAGCGGAGCGACCGCTGCCTATCGAAGTGGTGGCCTTGCTGGCGTTGCGGAGGCCGGTGGCTCGGCTGCGATGAGCCCTTTGCGGCGCAATGCAGCTGCGTTCGGCAGACGTGGAGAAACCAGCGAGCAAGCAACGAGCACCTCGGCTGAAGGTCAGCCCGATTGGGCACGGCGCATGAAGCGTTCCGAAACCATTCGGCATGGTGCCTCAGTAGCCGGGCACGCGGTCCGCTCAGGCGATCATGGCGGCAGCGGCTCCTCGGTCGATTTGTCGGAAGGAGAGCGCTGA
- the trbE gene encoding conjugal transfer protein TrbE encodes MMNLAEYRHSNARLADFLPWAALVDEGIILNKDGSFQRTAKFRGPDLDSAVPAELVGVAGRLNNALRRLGSGWAVFVEAQRHFAGAYPPNTFPDVASALVDAERRAQFEEAGAHYESSYFLTVLYLPPEEGAAKAERLLYEGRDRAVGADAREVLRGFIDQTSRVLGLLEGFMPDCAWLDDQDTLTYLHSTISTKRHRVRVPEIPMYIDALLADQPLTGGLEPMLGSANIRVLTIVGFPGATTPGILDELNRLPFSYRWSTRAIMLDKTDATKLLTKIRRQWFAKRKSIGAILKEVMTNEASTLLDTDAHNKAIDADAALQELGSDQIGQAFVTATITVWDGDPNAADEKLRLVEKVIQGRDFTCMIETVNAVEAWLGSLPGHVYANVRQPPVSTLNLAHMIPMSAVWAGEARDLHFKGPPLLFGKTEGSTPFRFSLHVGDVGHTLVVGPTGAGKSVLLALMALQFRRYPNAQVFAFDFGGSIRAAALAMGGDWHDLGGALSDGGDQPVALQPLAWIDDPSERGWATEWIGAILAREKIEITPEVKDHLWSALTSLASAPMQERTLTGLSVLLQSNSLKRALQPYCLGGPSGRLLDAEFERLGESSVQAFETEGLIGTSAAPAVLAYLFHRIGDRLDGRPTLLIVDEGWLALDDEDFAGQLREWLKTLRKKNASVIFATQSLSDIDGSAIAPAIIESCPTRLLLPNERAIEPQITAIYRRFGLNDRQIELLSRATPKRDYYCQSRRGNRMFELGLGEIALAFTAASSKTDQAAIAQLLAEHGPDGFVPAWLQHRGVAWATDLIPNLANLEKSL; translated from the coding sequence ATGATGAACCTTGCCGAATACCGCCATTCGAACGCCCGCCTCGCCGACTTCCTGCCTTGGGCGGCCCTGGTCGACGAGGGGATCATCCTGAACAAGGATGGCTCGTTCCAACGGACGGCCAAATTCCGGGGGCCCGACCTTGATAGCGCGGTACCGGCTGAACTTGTCGGCGTCGCCGGTCGTCTGAACAACGCCTTGCGGCGGCTGGGATCAGGATGGGCCGTGTTCGTTGAGGCGCAGCGTCATTTTGCGGGTGCCTACCCGCCGAACACCTTTCCGGATGTCGCATCGGCATTGGTCGACGCCGAGCGCAGAGCCCAGTTCGAGGAGGCCGGAGCCCACTATGAGTCCAGCTATTTCCTGACCGTCCTCTATCTGCCACCGGAGGAGGGAGCGGCCAAGGCAGAGCGATTGCTCTATGAGGGCCGCGATCGCGCCGTTGGAGCCGATGCTCGTGAGGTACTTCGCGGGTTTATCGATCAAACTAGCCGCGTACTCGGGCTCCTTGAAGGGTTCATGCCAGACTGCGCCTGGCTCGATGATCAGGACACGCTGACCTACCTGCACTCGACGATCTCGACCAAGCGTCATCGGGTTAGGGTGCCTGAAATTCCCATGTACATCGACGCCCTGTTGGCCGACCAGCCACTTACCGGCGGGCTTGAGCCGATGTTGGGTTCTGCCAATATTCGGGTCCTGACGATTGTCGGCTTTCCAGGCGCGACGACCCCCGGGATCTTGGACGAGCTGAACCGCCTGCCGTTCTCGTATCGTTGGTCGACCCGGGCGATCATGCTCGACAAGACCGATGCCACCAAGCTGCTGACCAAGATTCGCCGGCAGTGGTTCGCCAAGAGAAAATCCATTGGCGCTATTCTCAAGGAGGTCATGACCAACGAGGCGTCGACGCTTCTCGACACCGACGCCCATAACAAGGCGATAGACGCCGACGCGGCGCTACAGGAACTGGGTTCAGACCAGATCGGACAAGCCTTTGTCACGGCGACCATCACCGTGTGGGACGGCGATCCCAATGCAGCCGATGAAAAGCTCCGGCTGGTCGAAAAGGTTATTCAGGGGCGCGATTTCACCTGCATGATCGAGACGGTGAACGCCGTTGAAGCCTGGCTCGGCAGTCTGCCAGGGCACGTCTACGCCAACGTGCGGCAGCCCCCCGTTTCAACGCTCAACCTCGCCCACATGATCCCGATGTCAGCCGTGTGGGCGGGTGAGGCGAGGGACCTGCACTTCAAGGGGCCGCCTCTTCTCTTCGGCAAGACCGAGGGCTCGACACCGTTCCGGTTCTCCCTCCATGTCGGCGATGTCGGTCATACCCTCGTGGTGGGGCCGACCGGCGCAGGCAAATCGGTGTTGCTGGCGCTGATGGCGCTGCAGTTCCGGCGCTACCCAAATGCTCAGGTCTTTGCGTTCGATTTTGGCGGTTCGATCCGAGCGGCCGCGCTCGCCATGGGCGGTGACTGGCATGATCTCGGCGGCGCATTGTCTGACGGGGGCGACCAGCCCGTTGCGTTGCAGCCGCTGGCCTGGATCGATGATCCTTCCGAGCGCGGATGGGCCACGGAATGGATCGGCGCGATCCTGGCACGGGAAAAGATCGAGATCACCCCGGAGGTCAAGGATCATCTGTGGTCGGCGCTGACGTCTCTAGCCTCGGCGCCGATGCAGGAACGCACCCTGACGGGTCTGTCGGTTTTGCTGCAATCGAACTCCCTGAAACGTGCCTTGCAACCCTACTGCCTTGGTGGTCCTTCCGGACGTCTGCTTGATGCCGAATTCGAGCGCCTTGGCGAGTCATCGGTCCAGGCCTTTGAGACCGAAGGGTTGATCGGAACGAGCGCGGCCCCGGCCGTGCTGGCCTACCTCTTTCATCGAATCGGGGACCGTCTCGATGGTCGGCCCACACTTCTCATAGTCGACGAGGGCTGGCTTGCCCTTGACGACGAAGATTTTGCTGGCCAACTCCGAGAGTGGCTGAAGACGCTTCGCAAGAAAAATGCGTCCGTTATCTTCGCCACCCAATCGCTTTCCGACATCGATGGCTCCGCGATCGCGCCGGCGATCATCGAAAGCTGTCCAACGCGTCTGTTGCTGCCGAACGAACGGGCGATCGAGCCGCAGATCACTGCCATCTATCGCCGCTTTGGCCTTAATGACCGCCAGATCGAGCTTCTGAGCCGGGCAACGCCGAAGCGCGACTACTACTGCCAGTCCCGCCGTGGCAACCGGATGTTCGAACTGGGTCTTGGCGAGATTGCGCTCGCCTTCACCGCAGCCTCTTCCAAGACCGACCAGGCTGCCATCGCGCAGCTCCTCGCCGAACATGGGCCGGACGGCTTCGTACCGGCCTGGCTCCAGCACCGTGGCGTCGCCTGGGCCACCGACCTGATCCCCAATCTCGCAAATCTGGAGAAATCACTATGA
- the trbG gene encoding P-type conjugative transfer protein TrbG has product MLGACATYIPPEISYDAEVPPLPATPAALDDRSRPLHVPPLWKPALGGKSGEKEGAEPVSRVETANSAARVEPRKRGYFNAAQIYAYSPGALYQIYAAPGQITDIALEEGEQLTGSGPIAAGDTVRWIVGDTESGNGDTRRVHILVKPTRASIETNLVVNTDRRTYLIELRSRERPYMPSVAWYYPETVRERSRSVALKPVLPAPAQRISRYAIEGDSPPWRPLAAYDDGRKVYVEFPQGIVQGEMPPLFVIGPNGKTELVNYRAYGNVLIVDRLFAAAELRLGGEHQQKVRIVRTDGRPSS; this is encoded by the coding sequence ATGCTCGGTGCGTGCGCGACTTACATTCCGCCGGAGATCAGCTATGACGCTGAAGTTCCTCCGCTACCGGCGACGCCCGCGGCCCTCGACGACAGATCGCGGCCGCTTCACGTTCCACCCCTCTGGAAGCCGGCTCTCGGCGGCAAGTCGGGGGAGAAGGAAGGCGCTGAACCCGTGAGCCGGGTTGAGACAGCAAACAGCGCAGCCCGGGTCGAGCCGCGCAAGCGGGGGTATTTCAACGCGGCGCAAATCTACGCCTACAGTCCCGGGGCGCTCTATCAGATTTACGCCGCGCCGGGGCAGATCACGGATATCGCGCTCGAGGAAGGAGAACAGTTGACGGGATCAGGCCCTATCGCGGCCGGAGATACCGTACGCTGGATCGTGGGCGATACGGAGAGTGGGAACGGCGACACGCGCCGCGTCCATATCCTGGTCAAGCCAACCCGGGCATCGATCGAGACCAATCTGGTCGTCAATACCGATCGGCGCACCTACCTGATCGAGCTCCGTTCCCGCGAACGGCCATACATGCCGTCGGTTGCCTGGTACTATCCAGAGACTGTACGAGAACGATCGCGTTCGGTCGCTCTGAAGCCCGTTCTTCCGGCTCCGGCGCAGCGCATCTCCCGCTATGCGATCGAAGGGGACAGTCCTCCCTGGCGGCCGCTCGCCGCATATGACGATGGCCGTAAGGTCTACGTCGAATTCCCGCAAGGCATCGTACAGGGCGAGATGCCTCCGCTCTTCGTCATCGGTCCAAACGGCAAGACCGAACTCGTCAACTATCGCGCCTATGGCAACGTATTGATCGTTGATCGGCTGTTTGCTGCCGCCGAACTGCGGCTTGGCGGCGAGCACCAGCAGAAGGTCCGTATTGTCAGGACCGACGGAAGGCCATCGTCATGA
- the trbB gene encoding P-type conjugative transfer ATPase TrbB: MLRSALGAAIAGYLEDEAIIEVMLNPDGRLWIDRLSSGLVDTGETLSAADGERIVRLVAHHVGAEVHAGAPRVSAELPGTGERFEGLLPPVVAAPAFAIRKPAVAVFTLDDYVAKGIMTSEQAEILKNAVATRKNILVAGGTSTGKTTLTNALLAEVAKTSDRVVLIEDTRELQCKAPNLVALRTKDGVATLSDLVRSSLRLRPDRIPVGEVRGAEALDLLKAWGTGHPGGIGTIHAGTALGALRRLEQLIQEAVITVPRALIAETINLIAVLAGRGADRRLAELAAVSGLGPAGDYSLSSAGD; this comes from the coding sequence ATGCTGCGCAGCGCGCTTGGTGCCGCGATTGCCGGCTACCTCGAAGATGAAGCGATCATCGAGGTGATGCTCAACCCGGATGGACGGCTGTGGATCGACCGGTTGTCGAGTGGCCTCGTTGACACTGGCGAAACTCTGTCCGCGGCGGACGGCGAGCGCATCGTTCGCCTGGTGGCGCACCACGTAGGCGCCGAGGTGCACGCGGGCGCGCCACGTGTCTCGGCCGAACTGCCCGGGACCGGCGAGCGCTTCGAAGGTCTGTTACCCCCGGTCGTTGCAGCTCCCGCTTTCGCCATCCGAAAGCCCGCAGTCGCCGTGTTCACACTCGACGATTACGTTGCTAAGGGGATCATGACCTCGGAACAGGCCGAGATCCTGAAGAACGCAGTCGCCACACGCAAGAACATCCTCGTCGCCGGTGGGACATCGACCGGCAAGACAACATTGACGAATGCGCTCTTGGCCGAGGTGGCCAAGACCTCTGATCGGGTCGTGCTGATCGAGGATACACGTGAACTCCAGTGCAAGGCGCCCAATCTCGTAGCGTTGCGGACCAAAGACGGTGTGGCCACGCTGTCGGACCTTGTCCGCTCCTCGCTGCGACTGCGCCCTGATCGCATTCCGGTTGGCGAGGTCCGCGGCGCGGAGGCGCTCGATCTGCTCAAGGCCTGGGGCACCGGTCACCCCGGCGGCATCGGGACGATTCATGCTGGCACCGCGCTCGGCGCGCTGCGGCGGCTCGAGCAACTCATCCAGGAAGCCGTCATCACGGTTCCACGTGCGCTGATTGCCGAGACCATCAACCTCATCGCCGTTCTTGCGGGCCGCGGCGCCGACCGCCGCCTCGCCGAGCTCGCAGCGGTCTCAGGGCTCGGGCCCGCTGGCGATTACAGCCTTTCATCAGCAGGAGACTGA
- the trbF gene encoding conjugal transfer protein TrbF, producing the protein MFKRPSVHYGRMPEPITPYQKAAQVWDQRIGSARVQAKNWRLMALGCLMLSAGLAGGLVWQSSQGSITPWIVEVDHLGQAQRVAPASFDYQPTDAQIAYHLARFIEDVRGLPADGIVLRQNWLRAYDFTTDRGAAALNDYARNNDPFAKLGKVQISVDVSSVIRASSESFRVAWTQRSYDNGSLSSTERWTAILSIVIETPRDAERLRKNPLGVYVRAINWSKELSQ; encoded by the coding sequence ATGTTTAAACGACCATCCGTTCACTACGGGCGTATGCCCGAGCCGATTACACCTTATCAAAAGGCTGCTCAGGTTTGGGACCAGCGCATTGGATCCGCGCGCGTGCAAGCCAAGAACTGGCGCCTGATGGCGCTCGGCTGCTTGATGCTGTCCGCTGGACTTGCTGGCGGACTTGTCTGGCAATCGAGCCAAGGGTCGATCACGCCATGGATTGTCGAGGTCGACCATCTCGGCCAAGCCCAAAGGGTTGCGCCGGCCAGCTTCGACTATCAGCCCACTGACGCGCAAATCGCCTACCATCTGGCGCGCTTTATAGAGGATGTGAGGGGCCTGCCAGCGGACGGCATCGTTCTGCGCCAAAACTGGCTCCGGGCCTATGACTTTACGACTGATCGTGGCGCCGCCGCTCTCAATGACTATGCGCGCAACAACGACCCCTTTGCCAAGTTGGGCAAGGTTCAAATCTCTGTGGACGTCTCGAGCGTCATCCGCGCGTCTTCAGAAAGCTTTCGGGTCGCATGGACCCAACGCAGCTACGACAACGGCTCTCTGAGCTCGACTGAGCGCTGGACTGCAATTCTCTCGATCGTAATCGAGACACCCCGCGATGCCGAACGCCTGCGCAAAAATCCCCTTGGCGTCTATGTCCGAGCCATCAACTGGTCAAAGGAGTTGAGTCAGTGA
- a CDS encoding TrbC/VirB2 family protein, whose protein sequence is MRQQFGFLRGTASLVVSGTVLLATAPAWAAGSNMPWEQPLNQILQSVEGPVAKIIAVIIIVVTGLTLAFGDSSGGFRRLIQIVFGLSIAFAASSFFLSFFSFGGGVVI, encoded by the coding sequence ATGCGTCAGCAATTTGGTTTTCTCCGCGGTACCGCATCGCTGGTTGTCTCCGGTACCGTTCTTCTGGCTACGGCGCCAGCATGGGCGGCCGGGTCGAACATGCCTTGGGAGCAGCCGCTCAATCAGATCCTTCAGTCGGTTGAGGGACCTGTCGCCAAGATCATTGCCGTCATCATCATCGTCGTGACCGGACTCACGCTCGCGTTCGGAGATTCGTCCGGTGGTTTCCGCCGGCTGATCCAGATCGTGTTCGGGCTGTCGATCGCGTTTGCCGCCTCGAGCTTCTTCCTATCGTTCTTCTCCTTCGGCGGCGGCGTGGTGATCTGA